One window from the genome of Bacillus weihaiensis encodes:
- a CDS encoding adenine deaminase C-terminal domain-containing protein: MPQKKFKWKNNQIRQQIDVLTNTLAPTIVLKNATYLNSFLRQWVKANIWILDDRIIYVGKNLPGQLAECEVIDCSTKVIVPGYIDPHVHPFQLYNPHTLAKYVSQTGTTTFINDNLFLLLYSQKKKALTLLDDLEQLPYHFYWWARFDLQTEVHAEDTIFSHDFVKKWLEHDAVIQGGELTGWPKLADGDDWLLYWLQETKRQGKRMEGHFPGASVNTLTKMKLFGVDSDHESMTGKDVMRRLRLGYTAALRHSSIRPDLQKLLKEIQDEGLTTYDHLYYTTDGATPAFYQKGMINQCIDIALEYNVPAIDAYHMASFNIAKYYRIDDQIGSISPGKIATLNILESIDEPNPSSVLSKGVWLRKNHEVVQDEHEVNWGDYGLQEATFSWDLTIDDLQFSMPLGMKMRNAVIMEPYSITLDSSIPEISYDHDESFLALIDRNGEWRINTFIKGFAKQIQGFASSYSTTGDVIVIGKNKSEMIAACKRMKEIGGGIVLTENGKVIFELPLVLNGGASGDELPIVMKKQNELMRLLKERGYPFDDPIYSLLFLSSTHLPYIRMTPRGIFDVMKKTVLFPSIMR, translated from the coding sequence ATGCCCCAAAAAAAGTTCAAATGGAAGAATAATCAAATACGTCAACAAATTGATGTATTAACAAATACATTGGCACCAACGATTGTGTTGAAAAACGCGACCTACCTAAATTCGTTTTTAAGGCAATGGGTGAAGGCGAACATATGGATTTTAGATGATCGTATCATCTATGTCGGTAAAAACCTACCTGGACAACTAGCAGAGTGCGAAGTCATTGATTGCTCAACAAAGGTGATTGTGCCAGGCTATATTGATCCACATGTCCATCCATTTCAGTTATATAATCCCCATACTTTAGCAAAGTATGTGTCGCAAACGGGAACAACTACATTCATCAACGATAATCTTTTTCTGCTTTTATATAGCCAGAAAAAGAAAGCGCTTACTTTACTTGATGATTTAGAACAGCTTCCGTATCACTTTTATTGGTGGGCACGCTTTGATTTACAAACAGAAGTACATGCAGAGGATACGATTTTTTCTCATGATTTTGTGAAAAAATGGTTGGAGCATGATGCCGTGATCCAAGGTGGCGAACTAACAGGCTGGCCTAAGCTTGCTGATGGGGATGACTGGCTGTTATATTGGCTGCAGGAAACAAAGAGACAAGGAAAACGCATGGAAGGTCATTTTCCAGGTGCGTCGGTTAATACGTTAACGAAAATGAAGCTGTTTGGTGTTGATAGTGATCATGAATCGATGACGGGAAAAGACGTGATGAGAAGGTTAAGACTTGGATACACCGCAGCATTAAGGCACTCTTCCATTCGTCCTGATTTGCAAAAGCTACTAAAAGAAATTCAAGATGAAGGACTTACGACATACGATCATCTCTACTATACAACAGATGGAGCAACACCTGCTTTTTATCAAAAAGGAATGATCAATCAATGTATTGATATAGCTTTAGAATACAATGTTCCTGCAATTGATGCTTATCATATGGCTTCGTTTAATATCGCGAAGTATTACCGGATTGACGATCAGATTGGATCTATCTCACCTGGTAAAATCGCAACTCTAAATATCTTGGAAAGTATTGATGAACCTAACCCTTCTAGTGTTCTTTCTAAAGGGGTTTGGCTAAGGAAAAATCATGAAGTGGTTCAAGATGAGCACGAAGTAAATTGGGGAGATTACGGGCTACAAGAGGCGACGTTTAGCTGGGATTTAACAATAGATGACTTGCAATTTTCTATGCCTCTTGGTATGAAAATGAGAAATGCGGTTATTATGGAACCATATTCGATTACACTAGACAGTTCAATTCCAGAAATTTCTTACGATCATGATGAAAGCTTTCTGGCTCTGATTGATCGAAACGGTGAATGGAGGATTAATACATTTATTAAGGGCTTTGCAAAACAAATTCAAGGCTTTGCAAGCTCTTACTCCACGACAGGCGATGTGATCGTGATCGGAAAAAACAAATCTGAAATGATAGCAGCGTGTAAACGGATGAAGGAAATTGGTGGTGGAATCGTATTAACGGAAAATGGAAAGGTGATATTTGAGCTACCACTCGTCTTAAACGGTGGGGCATCAGGTGATGAGCTACCAATTGTTATGAAGAAGCAAAATGAGTTAATGAGGTTACTGAAAGAGAGGGGATATCCTTTTGATGACCCTATTTATTCGCTTTTATTTCTATCTTCAACTCATCTACCTTATATAAGAATGACACCTAGAGGGATTTTTGACGTCATGAAAAAAACGGTACTCTTTCCATCGATAATGCGTTAA
- the purH gene encoding bifunctional phosphoribosylaminoimidazolecarboxamide formyltransferase/IMP cyclohydrolase, whose translation MTVKRALVSVSNKENLVPFVKELIDLGVEVISTGGTKSLLEENGLKVIGISEVTGFPEIMDGRVKTLHPNIHGGLLAVRNNPNHMEQLEQNKIETIDMVVVNLYPFKETIAKPDVEFQDAIENIDIGGPSMLRSAAKNHEDVTVLVDPQDYQVVLEELKASGEVSLEKKQRLAAKVFRHTAAYDALIAEFLTKKVGEEDPESVTYTFEKKQALRYGENPHQKASFYQKPFVPVASLANAKQLHGKELSFNNIKDADAALQIVREFTEPAAVAVKHMNPCGVGVGASTVEAFARCYEADPTSIFGGIVALNHEVDGETATKLHEIFLEIVIAPSFSQEALDILTAKKNLRLLTIDVKVLSKPEKVLQSVRGGLLVQDEDTLSLDDVEVTIPTKREPSDQEWKDLTLAWKVVKHVKSNAIVLAKDEMTVGVGAGQMNRVGAAKIAIEQALEKAQGSALGSDAFFPMSDTVEAAAKAGVTAIIQPGGSIKDEDSIRMADEYGITMVFTGVRHFKH comes from the coding sequence ATGACAGTAAAACGCGCACTAGTCAGTGTATCGAATAAAGAAAACCTTGTTCCTTTTGTTAAGGAACTTATTGATTTAGGGGTTGAAGTCATTTCAACAGGTGGAACAAAATCTCTTTTAGAAGAGAATGGTCTAAAGGTTATTGGGATCTCAGAGGTGACAGGATTCCCAGAAATTATGGATGGTCGTGTGAAGACGTTACATCCAAATATCCATGGTGGACTTTTAGCGGTACGAAACAACCCAAATCATATGGAGCAGCTAGAGCAAAATAAGATTGAAACGATTGATATGGTGGTTGTGAACCTATATCCGTTTAAAGAAACGATTGCTAAGCCTGATGTCGAGTTCCAGGATGCGATTGAAAACATTGATATCGGTGGTCCATCGATGCTTCGTTCAGCGGCGAAAAATCATGAAGATGTGACGGTCCTTGTTGATCCACAGGATTATCAAGTCGTACTAGAAGAATTAAAAGCGTCTGGAGAGGTTTCCTTAGAGAAAAAACAACGTTTAGCAGCGAAGGTTTTCAGACATACAGCAGCATATGATGCGTTAATTGCTGAATTTTTAACAAAAAAAGTGGGCGAAGAGGACCCTGAATCTGTAACATACACATTTGAGAAAAAGCAAGCACTCCGTTATGGTGAAAATCCTCATCAAAAAGCAAGCTTCTATCAAAAGCCTTTTGTCCCTGTCGCTTCTCTAGCAAACGCAAAGCAGCTTCACGGGAAAGAGCTTTCGTTCAACAACATTAAGGATGCAGATGCAGCTCTCCAAATTGTTCGTGAATTCACTGAGCCGGCAGCCGTTGCAGTCAAGCATATGAATCCATGTGGAGTTGGTGTTGGAGCCTCAACTGTAGAAGCATTTGCTCGATGCTATGAAGCAGATCCAACATCTATTTTTGGCGGGATTGTTGCATTAAACCACGAGGTAGACGGAGAAACAGCAACGAAGCTGCATGAAATTTTCCTTGAGATTGTCATTGCTCCTTCCTTTAGTCAAGAAGCGTTAGATATCTTAACAGCGAAAAAGAATTTACGCCTCCTTACAATTGATGTGAAGGTATTATCTAAGCCTGAAAAAGTACTGCAGTCTGTACGTGGTGGCTTACTTGTTCAGGATGAGGATACTCTATCATTAGACGATGTGGAGGTGACCATTCCAACTAAGCGCGAGCCTTCTGATCAAGAATGGAAGGATCTCACGTTAGCTTGGAAGGTTGTTAAGCATGTGAAGTCTAATGCGATTGTGTTAGCGAAGGATGAAATGACAGTAGGAGTTGGCGCAGGACAGATGAACCGCGTGGGCGCAGCGAAGATTGCAATTGAGCAAGCTTTAGAAAAAGCTCAAGGCAGTGCATTAGGTTCAGACGCATTTTTCCCAATGTCTGATACTGTTGAAGCGGCTGCTAAAGCTGGTGTTACAGCAATTATTCAACCAGGTGGATCGATTAAAGATGAGGATTCCATCCGAATGGCAGATGAATATGGCATCACGATGGTGTTTACAGGAGTACGTCATTTTAAACATTAA
- the purN gene encoding phosphoribosylglycinamide formyltransferase: MKKLAVFASGNGSNFQAIAEEIQKGKIDAKVALVLTDKEGAGVIKRAEAFDLPVFCILPKQFETKVQYEQAILEKLKEYHVDYIILAGYMRLIGETLLGAFEKRIVNIHPSLLPSFPGKDAIGQAYRAGVKVTGVTVHFVDAGMDTGPIIDQEPIRVDEGETEETLAKKIHKVEHVLYPKVIQQLVSK; encoded by the coding sequence ATGAAGAAGCTGGCTGTATTTGCTTCAGGAAATGGAAGTAACTTTCAAGCAATTGCCGAGGAAATACAAAAAGGGAAGATCGATGCCAAAGTGGCTCTTGTTCTAACAGACAAAGAAGGAGCAGGTGTGATAAAGCGAGCGGAAGCTTTTGATCTTCCTGTCTTTTGTATCCTACCAAAGCAGTTTGAAACAAAGGTTCAATATGAACAAGCGATCTTAGAGAAGCTTAAGGAGTATCATGTTGATTACATCATTTTAGCAGGGTATATGCGATTGATTGGTGAGACGCTTTTAGGGGCCTTTGAGAAGAGGATTGTCAATATTCATCCCTCTTTATTACCTTCATTTCCTGGGAAGGATGCAATCGGACAAGCATATCGTGCCGGAGTAAAAGTAACAGGTGTCACAGTTCATTTCGTTGATGCTGGAATGGATACAGGTCCGATTATCGACCAAGAGCCAATTCGTGTCGATGAAGGAGAGACGGAAGAAACATTAGCCAAAAAAATTCACAAAGTAGAGCATGTGTTGTACCCTAAGGTTATCCAACAATTGGTGTCAAAATAA
- the purD gene encoding phosphoribosylamine--glycine ligase, producing the protein MKVLIIGQGGREHALVWKVAQSKLVTEVFVAPGNDGMDNLATRVPLSETDNEALLAFAKEQQIDLTIVGPEVPLLNGIVDDFEEAGLKIFGPRQKAALIEGSKNFAKELMIKYNIPTADYQTFTDVEEAKAYIQEKGAPIVIKADGLAAGKGVTVAETLDVALASVTDMLENEKFGEASSSVVIEEFLAGEEFSLMAFVKGEKVYPMVIAQDHKRAYDNDEGPNTGGMGAYSPVPQISDEVVAEAVETILKPAAKALVSEGSSFTGILYAGLILTEQGPKVIEFNARFGDPETQVVLPRLESDLVEFLMGLLQDQPVELQWTDKAVLGVVLASNGYPNDYEKGRPIGTLQHTHGNAVIFHAGTKRVEEQFVNNGGRVIVVAGFGESISDAQKEAYSLVEQIAAPALFYRKDIGNKAIKHVVS; encoded by the coding sequence ATGAAGGTACTTATTATTGGTCAAGGCGGACGTGAGCATGCGCTTGTCTGGAAGGTCGCACAAAGTAAGCTTGTAACAGAAGTATTCGTCGCGCCAGGAAACGACGGTATGGACAATCTTGCAACAAGAGTTCCATTGAGCGAGACGGATAACGAGGCACTTTTAGCATTTGCAAAAGAGCAACAAATTGACTTAACAATTGTCGGTCCAGAGGTTCCATTATTAAATGGGATCGTTGATGATTTTGAAGAAGCAGGATTGAAAATCTTTGGTCCTAGGCAAAAGGCTGCGCTTATTGAAGGGAGCAAAAATTTTGCAAAGGAATTGATGATAAAATACAACATTCCGACTGCCGACTATCAAACCTTTACTGATGTAGAAGAGGCTAAGGCTTATATTCAAGAAAAGGGTGCTCCGATTGTCATTAAAGCGGACGGATTAGCGGCTGGAAAAGGGGTTACTGTTGCAGAAACTCTTGATGTTGCATTAGCAAGTGTGACAGATATGCTTGAGAACGAGAAGTTCGGTGAGGCATCTAGCTCTGTTGTTATTGAAGAATTTTTAGCTGGTGAAGAATTTTCCTTAATGGCATTTGTTAAAGGAGAAAAAGTTTACCCGATGGTGATTGCACAAGACCATAAGCGTGCTTATGACAATGATGAGGGCCCAAATACTGGTGGAATGGGTGCGTATTCTCCTGTACCGCAAATTTCGGATGAAGTTGTTGCAGAGGCGGTTGAAACCATATTAAAACCAGCGGCAAAAGCCCTTGTAAGTGAAGGAAGCTCCTTTACAGGGATCTTATATGCAGGTCTGATCTTAACGGAACAGGGTCCTAAAGTCATTGAATTTAATGCGCGATTTGGAGATCCAGAAACACAGGTTGTACTCCCAAGGTTAGAATCTGATTTAGTTGAGTTTTTAATGGGGCTATTACAGGATCAGCCAGTTGAGCTTCAATGGACAGATAAGGCTGTCTTAGGTGTGGTATTAGCTTCTAATGGCTATCCTAATGACTATGAAAAAGGACGTCCAATCGGAACGCTTCAACATACCCATGGAAATGCCGTCATTTTTCATGCTGGAACGAAAAGAGTTGAAGAACAATTTGTGAATAATGGCGGTCGCGTAATCGTTGTAGCGGGATTCGGTGAGTCGATTTCTGATGCACAAAAAGAGGCGTATTCATTGGTTGAGCAAATTGCTGCACCGGCGTTATTTTATCGAAAAGATATTGGGAACAAAGCAATTAAGCACGTCGTTTCTTAA
- a CDS encoding YerC/YecD family TrpR-related protein, with protein MQIEKLRGKELDQLFQSILSLNDLEECYRFFDDLCTVNEIQSLAQRLEVARMLRDGFTYHKIETETGASTATISRVKRCLNYGNDAYQMALERVHGDKEETEGKE; from the coding sequence ATGCAAATTGAAAAACTACGTGGAAAAGAGCTTGATCAGCTTTTTCAATCCATTTTATCGTTAAATGACTTAGAAGAGTGTTATCGATTTTTCGATGACCTTTGTACAGTAAATGAAATTCAATCATTGGCTCAAAGACTAGAGGTTGCTAGAATGCTACGTGATGGTTTTACGTATCATAAGATTGAAACAGAAACGGGCGCTAGCACAGCAACAATCTCTCGTGTGAAGCGTTGTTTAAATTACGGAAATGATGCCTATCAGATGGCACTTGAACGCGTTCATGGGGATAAAGAAGAAACAGAAGGTAAGGAATAA
- a CDS encoding EYxxD motif small membrane protein produces MLLLFLEYLTDMSFIFIALIGGIVALLFVYIKKRRA; encoded by the coding sequence GTGCTTTTATTGTTTTTAGAATATTTAACGGACATGTCGTTTATCTTCATTGCTTTAATAGGTGGAATTGTTGCTCTATTATTTGTATACATTAAGAAACGACGTGCTTAA
- the purM gene encoding phosphoribosylformylglycinamidine cyclo-ligase → MSDVYKQAGVDIEAGYEAVSRMKKHVAKTIRPGVLGGLGGFGGMFDLSELPYRNPVLVSGTDGVGTKLKLAFLTDKHDTIGVDAVAMCVNDILAQGAEPLFFLDYLAVGKAVPEKIEQIVKGIADGCEQAGCALVGGETAEMPGLYEMDEYDVAGFSVGAVEKEKIVTGQTIEPGHVLVGLSSSGIHSNGYSLVRKILLEDNKLDLKEVYEPFEETLGEVLLTPTKIYVKPVLEALKKYPIDGMAHITGGGFIENIPRMLPEGTGAEIDYGSWPIPAIFDFIQEKGQVDKEDLFNVFNMGIGFVLAVQENHLHGVIQELESHGEKAFIIGRVTKGEGVTFGGGALR, encoded by the coding sequence GAATGAAAAAACATGTAGCAAAAACAATTCGACCTGGTGTCTTAGGTGGTCTTGGTGGCTTTGGTGGAATGTTTGATTTGAGTGAATTACCGTACCGTAACCCAGTCCTTGTTTCAGGAACAGATGGTGTGGGAACGAAGCTAAAGCTTGCTTTTTTAACGGATAAGCATGACACAATTGGTGTAGATGCTGTTGCCATGTGTGTAAATGATATTTTGGCTCAAGGGGCAGAGCCGTTATTTTTCTTAGATTATTTAGCAGTAGGAAAGGCAGTGCCTGAAAAGATTGAGCAAATCGTCAAAGGAATTGCAGATGGCTGTGAACAAGCAGGCTGTGCTCTTGTTGGTGGTGAAACAGCAGAAATGCCTGGCTTATATGAAATGGATGAGTACGATGTAGCGGGGTTCTCTGTCGGTGCCGTAGAAAAAGAAAAGATTGTAACGGGGCAAACGATTGAACCAGGTCATGTGTTAGTTGGCCTTTCATCAAGTGGTATTCATAGTAACGGTTATTCGCTTGTACGTAAGATCCTACTTGAGGATAACAAGCTGGATCTTAAAGAGGTCTATGAGCCATTTGAAGAAACGTTAGGTGAGGTCTTATTAACTCCAACAAAAATTTACGTAAAGCCTGTATTAGAAGCATTAAAGAAATACCCAATCGATGGAATGGCTCACATTACAGGTGGCGGCTTCATTGAGAATATTCCAAGAATGCTTCCTGAGGGTACGGGTGCTGAAATTGATTATGGATCCTGGCCAATTCCTGCGATTTTTGACTTTATTCAAGAAAAGGGACAGGTAGATAAAGAGGATCTATTTAATGTGTTTAATATGGGAATTGGATTTGTTCTTGCCGTTCAAGAAAATCATTTACACGGTGTTATACAAGAGCTTGAGTCACACGGAGAAAAGGCATTTATCATTGGGCGCGTGACAAAAGGTGAAGGTGTGACATTCGGTGGAGGCGCTCTTCGATGA
- a CDS encoding YgaP family membrane protein: MVRPNIGIVNALIRITCGLALLSFSTAKYCKKPWRDSYIFVMILAAMKVGEGIVRFCPITYLFEQNDTYFFEDDEDDFDEDDIEVTYNPS, encoded by the coding sequence ATGGTACGTCCAAACATTGGAATAGTGAATGCCTTAATACGTATTACATGCGGGTTGGCTTTGCTTTCCTTTTCAACAGCAAAATATTGCAAAAAACCGTGGAGAGATTCTTATATTTTCGTGATGATATTGGCAGCTATGAAGGTTGGAGAAGGTATTGTACGCTTCTGCCCAATCACGTATCTATTTGAACAAAACGATACTTATTTTTTCGAGGATGACGAAGATGATTTTGATGAGGATGACATAGAGGTTACGTATAATCCATCTTAA
- a CDS encoding DUF3048 domain-containing protein, giving the protein MLKGKVSILLFSSLLLMSACSKEEDIASVNEDQLIQQEQPAAVEVETIHHPLTGLVAEQEEITQRPVAVMINNHPAARPQSGLHKADLVYEVLAEGNITRFLAVFQSEIPDIIGPVRSARPYYIDLSKGFQSLYIAHGYSPIAKEKLDNGEVNSINGMEYDGSLFWRADHRVAPHNSYISKENILKGAENEGFETTTDVEPLDFLKEEETSELIGEPLNKFVIKYDNSLTWQATYEYNQADKRYSRYSNNEQTVDLESGEAISLANVFVVEMDHQIKDDYGRRDINLTSGGKALLFQNGRQYEVEWENKDGRILPVSGGEAVKLAPGRTWINIVPDLSTSFLVQS; this is encoded by the coding sequence TTGTTAAAGGGAAAAGTCTCAATTCTTCTCTTTTCAAGCCTTCTCCTTATGAGTGCTTGTAGTAAAGAGGAAGACATAGCATCAGTAAATGAAGATCAACTAATACAACAAGAACAACCAGCTGCAGTTGAGGTAGAAACCATTCATCATCCTCTAACTGGCCTAGTAGCAGAGCAAGAGGAGATTACTCAACGTCCCGTAGCGGTTATGATCAACAATCATCCCGCAGCTAGACCACAATCAGGGCTGCATAAGGCAGACTTAGTTTACGAAGTACTTGCTGAAGGGAATATCACACGCTTTTTAGCAGTGTTTCAAAGTGAGATTCCAGACATTATTGGACCGGTTAGAAGTGCCAGACCTTATTATATTGATTTAAGTAAAGGGTTTCAATCACTTTATATAGCTCATGGCTATAGTCCGATTGCAAAAGAGAAATTAGATAATGGCGAAGTAAATTCAATAAATGGTATGGAGTATGATGGAAGTCTCTTTTGGAGAGCAGATCATCGAGTAGCACCTCATAACTCCTATATTTCAAAGGAGAATATTTTAAAGGGTGCAGAAAACGAAGGATTTGAAACCACCACAGATGTTGAGCCTTTAGATTTTTTAAAGGAAGAGGAAACGAGTGAGTTAATAGGAGAACCTCTTAACAAGTTTGTCATAAAATATGACAATTCATTAACGTGGCAAGCAACTTATGAGTATAATCAAGCTGACAAGAGATATAGTCGATATAGTAATAACGAACAGACCGTTGATTTAGAATCTGGTGAAGCAATCTCGCTAGCGAATGTCTTTGTAGTGGAAATGGATCATCAAATCAAGGACGATTATGGAAGACGCGATATAAACCTCACTTCAGGTGGTAAGGCTTTATTATTCCAAAATGGAAGGCAATATGAAGTCGAATGGGAAAACAAAGATGGAAGAATTCTCCCTGTTTCGGGTGGGGAAGCTGTGAAGCTTGCTCCTGGAAGAACGTGGATTAATATCGTGCCGGATTTATCTACATCATTTCTAGTTCAATCGTAA
- a CDS encoding RDD family protein produces MSELYKAGFFIRVLAAILDTLIIMTPIAMITYFITGDVSLKWTQGVFFTIVYFIYLTVLPIVWKGYVIGKRIVNIPIEKLNGDHLKMSDMILREVVGKFVLGYVTFGITTVVSGLMVLLRKDKRAIHDFMAGTQVSSK; encoded by the coding sequence ATGTCTGAACTCTATAAGGCCGGCTTTTTTATACGAGTATTGGCCGCTATTTTAGATACATTGATAATCATGACCCCCATCGCAATGATTACGTACTTTATTACAGGAGACGTATCATTAAAATGGACACAGGGTGTATTCTTTACGATCGTTTATTTCATTTACCTTACTGTTTTACCGATCGTTTGGAAAGGATATGTCATTGGAAAACGGATTGTAAACATACCGATTGAAAAATTAAATGGGGATCATCTAAAAATGTCGGATATGATTCTTCGAGAAGTGGTGGGGAAATTTGTTTTAGGCTATGTCACTTTTGGTATCACAACCGTTGTAAGTGGTTTAATGGTGCTACTTAGAAAAGATAAAAGAGCTATTCACGATTTTATGGCAGGAACACAGGTTTCTTCTAAATAA